In Nicotiana tabacum cultivar K326 chromosome 2, ASM71507v2, whole genome shotgun sequence, the following proteins share a genomic window:
- the LOC107762465 gene encoding protein AGENET DOMAIN (AGD)-CONTAINING P1-like, translated as MGFCRGDVVEVASKEDGFVGSYYEAIVVCQPLKKDYIVQYKTLLKDGLSGPLTEFVTVSELRPVPPEIPVSEFSLNDRVDAFDNDGWWVGKITGKIGANYFVYFENQ; from the coding sequence ATGGGGTTTTGCAGGGGCGATGTTGTTGAAGTTGCCAGCAAAGAAGATGGATTTGTGGGTTCATATTACGAGGCAATTGTGGTGTGCCAACCGCTCAAGAAAGATTATATCGTGCAGTATAAGACCCTTTTGAAAGATGGCCTCTCTGGTCCGTTGACGGAGTTTGTTACAGTCTCTGAACTCCGGCCAGTTCCCCCTGAGATTCCGGTGAGTGAGTTTAGCTTAAATGATCGAGTTGATGCTTTTGACAATGATGGGTGGTGGGTTGGCAAAATCACTGGTAAAATTGGAGCCAACTACTTTGTATACTTTGAAAACCAGTGA